The following proteins are encoded in a genomic region of Ostrea edulis chromosome 7, xbOstEdul1.1, whole genome shotgun sequence:
- the LOC130048831 gene encoding zinc finger protein 862-like produces the protein MFDGATDVSICKNEIVYARFVDNGVPKVLYVKIQDVEHAHAAGVLEAIEKSLDGIQEEWTWKEKLIATASDGANVNIGRKNSVVALLKNDVPHLLSMHGVCHRLELGTLDTMKARDAKIFADLKSVLLNLHKHYHYSPKALREVKALSEAMEQNMIKPVNLQGTRWMPHLSGCLDVLLRQYQVFVAHFENTVQGKIGTIDVQSRAKLILKHLKKYDLLSHMHFLKDMLAVLSELSLQFQKDACCLPDASEALETTCLQLVALQQRPGKSLHTFLDEVIHENNEYMLKGIRLSPPTLTAEQLKQKQNTLVDSVLNHINKRMGDMDTNHLLKDMQIFYPINLPATDAELAVYGEDQLEALCEFYSDVLNRLDYDVEHLKQTEWPALKIKMKREPNNTSIQDFYHRLFTNSNQKETLKNILVLVETVLCIPVSSAIWERGYSAMARIKSD, from the coding sequence ATGTTTGACGGAGCAACGGATGTATCTATTTGTAAAAATGAGATTGTTTATGCCCGGTTTGTTGACAATGGGGTCCCAAAGGTTTTGTACGTGAAAATTCAAGATGTTGAACATGCCCATGCTGCTGGTGTTTTAGAGGCAATAGAAAAGTCCCTTGATGGAATACAGGAAGAGTGGACTTGGAAAGAGAAACTAATAGCCACTGCGTCAGATGGAGCGAATGTGAACATTGGAAGAAAAAATAGTGTGGTAGCACTTTTGAAAAACGATGTTCCTCATTTGCTTTCTATGCACGGTGTTTGCCATCGACTTGAACTGGGAACCCTTGATACCATGAAAGCGCGGGATGCCAAAATATTTGCCGATTTAAAATCTGTTCTACTGAATCTCCATAAACACTACCATTATAGCCCAAAGGCTTTGAGAGAAGTAAAAGCTTTATCAGAAGCAATGGAACAAAATATGATTAAGCCTGTAAATTTACAGGGCACAAGATGGATGCCTCACTTAAGTGGCTGTTTGGATGTTCTTTTGAGACAGTACCAAGTATTTGTTgctcattttgaaaatacagtgCAGGGGAAAATCGGTACTATTGATGTTCAAAGTCGAGCCAAACTCATCCTTAAGCACTTGAAGAAATACGATCTGCTTTCCCACATGCACTTCCTGAAAGACATGCTTGCAGTTCTTAGTGAGTTATCTCTTCAATTTCAGAAAGATGCCTGCTGCTTACCTGATGCTAGTGAAGCTTTGGAAACAACTTGTCTTCAGCTTGTAGCATTACAACAACGCCCTGGGAAAAGTCTGCATACTTTTCTTGATGAAGTCAttcatgaaaataatgaatatatgTTGAAAGGGATCAGACTTTCACCACCAACTCTAACAGCTGAACAGCTGAAGCAGAAACAGAACACACTTGTTGATTCAGTCTTGAATCACATCAACAAGAGGATGGGTGACATGGACACAAATCATCTCTTGAAGGACATGCAGATATTTTACCCTATAAACTTGCCTGCAACTGATGCTGAACTTGCTGTGTATGGGGAAGATCAACTTGAAGCTCTTTGTGAGTTTTATTCAGACGTTTTGAATAGGTTAGATTATGATGTAGAGCATCTCAAGCAGACAGAATGGCCAGCTTTAAAGATTAAGATGAAAAGAGAGCCAAACAACACAAGTATTCAGGATTTCTATCACAGGCTTTTCACTAATTCCAATCAAAAAGAAACCCTTAAGAATATCCTTGTTCTGGTAGAAACAGTTCTATGCATCCCAGTGTCTTCTGCCATTTGGGAACGTGGTTATTCAGCAATGGCAAGGATCAAATCAGATTGA